A single genomic interval of Daucus carota subsp. sativus chromosome 1, DH1 v3.0, whole genome shotgun sequence harbors:
- the LOC135149916 gene encoding disease resistance protein RUN1-like, whose protein sequence is MSMASASNNQASSSSSSTLHPTKWDVFLSFRGKDTRYTFTDYLYHSLQRNGIKTFRDAPNIRSGEIITSALFQAIQDSKIYIVVLSQNFASSQYCLDELVEILSCRGKLDRLLIPVFYCIEPSVVKYQTGSYGEAFRKHGNYHGPDLLDKWRATLRKVGEFSGYHVRENTFQVDVINEITDRVLQEINTMPSALEVAQYLGMNSPVKDEATLSSNVTAGVHNQNNGPFKGSSFLENAREASQTNRGIAAGLQQKPVNDILKCKNITIDSTDSGTELIRDRICSAKILVVINDLDGIVPLEFLEGPFIVGSTIIITTRHEDLLDPIDEEAKYKVKELGDFESRQLFCQHGFGGDNEMLDTFSELSKEILELAGGLQLALKVCGSALIKDSEGGWSCFIDKLRQVSIAGVEEILLICFDALGDPLKNIFLDIACFFIGHEEKDVVQIMETCYASVNHDVGILKKKGLLTINYHGFMVRQQIMMHDLLVDMGRKIACNNSPDASEKHSQLWVPEIIHEVLNENKGTEAIEGMIPSNFGFFRNFNPFSEDSLEHLGRKSILASKSRQYDAETFKRMRKLRYLYLQKVNLTGSFEHKFKELRWLYWERCPLWYLPSDFCPQKLVFLALHGSKIKTMCTFSRVGIFKNLKTLDMRHSFDLTTISDFTRLPCLETLNLKCCKRLEEVHHSIGSLARLVYLNLGGCSTLKGLPGSICNLKALKRLHIWSCINLKSIPRNFGNIESLVKLDARWANLRKLPDSIGCLSKLVKLNLSSCEKLITLPDTICDLRSLNILDIGRCSSLEALPARLGNLESLVELRAGNLIVSELPNSIGRLSKLVKLFLSWCHKLKTLPDTICNLKSLEILDIYGCTSLEALPSEFGKLESLVHLGAGELQSCINLLSIAELPSSLKYLTLECCESMERLPNLSNLKQLEDLILRGCRSLTEIRGLEELTSIQNLHFGGCNSSLLKSTFTKRLFQIYSEFGHQIKFYAPPSVFMDWISRSADWISKTSNSVSTVSLDLPEDLSQNFLAMILFIKSSSRGRAVSSVKTTTNNISWSFRYTSSYYDDYQDISSMDIVPRSVFSVTDDDDIIEFTASLEVESSGIGMPFTRKLEKPEILGIHLVYKPEIKITDECVQSNTDEEIFFEAVETFGM, encoded by the exons ATGTCAATGGCTTCTGCAAGTAATAATCaagcttcatcttcttcttcttcaacttTGCATCCTACTAAATGGGACGTCTTCTTAAGCTTCAGAGGAAAAGATACACGATACACATTTACCGATTATCTATACCATTCCTTGCAGCGCAATGGTATTAAAACATTTCGAGATGCTCCTAATATCCGCAGCGGAGAAATTATTACATCAGCATTGTTCCAAGCTATTCAAGATTCCAAAATTTACATTGTTGTCTTGTCGCAAAATTTTGCTTCTTCACAGTACTGTCTTGATGAGCTCGTAGAGATCCTCAGTTGTCGCGGAAAATTGGATAGATTGCTTATTCCGGTTTTTTACTGCATCGAACCATCGGTTGTCAAGTACCAAACCGGAAGTTATGGTGAAGCTTTCAGAAAACATGGAAATTATCATGGTCCGGATTTGTTGGATAAGTGGCGTGCAACGTTAAGGAAGGTGGGGGAATTTTCAGGATACCATGTCCGCGAAAATAC GTTTCAAGTTGATGTTATCAATGAAATTACTGATAGGGTTTTACAAGAAATTAATACCATGCCTTCGGCTCTGGAAGTAGCCCAATATCTTGGGATGAATTCTCCTGTTAAAGATGAGGCAACATTGTCGAGTAATGTCACAGCAGGTGTGCACAACCAAAACAATGGCCCCTTTAAGGGCAGCAGCTTCTTAGAAAACGCCAGGGAGGCTTCACAAACAAACAGAGGCATAGCAGCTGGTTTACAACAGAAACCTGTCAATGATATTCTTAAATGTAAGAACATCACTATTGACAGTACTGACAGTGGAACTGAGTTGATAAGAGATAGAATTTGTTCAGCAAAAATTCTTGTTGTTATTAATGATTTAGACGGCATAGTGCCACTGGAATTTTTAGAAGGACCATTCATTGTGGGGAGCACGATCATAATAACAACACGACATGAAGATTTGCTAGATCCAATTGATGAAGAAGCCAAGTACAAGGTtaaagaattgggtgatttTGAGTCGCGTCAACTTTTTTGCCAACATGGATTTGGAGGAGATAACGAAATGCTGGACACATTCAGCGAATTGTCCAAAGAAATTCTGGAACTTGCTGGAGGACTTCAGCTGGCTCTTAAGGTTTGTGGTTCGGCCTTGATCAAGGACTCTGAGGGAGGATGGAGTTGTTTTATTGATAAGTTGAGACAAGTTTCTATTGCCGGTGTAGAGGAGATACTACTGATTTGCTTTGATGCACTGGGTGAccctttgaaaaatatattcctAGACATTGCTTGTTTTTTTATTGGGCACGAGGAAAAAGATGTTGTTCAGATAATGGAAACTTGTTATGCATCCGTGAACCATGATGTTGgcattttaaagaaaaaaggTTTGCTTACTATTAATTATCATGGATTCATGGTGCGTCAACAAATCATGATGCATGATCTGCTTGTTGATATGGGAAGGAAAATTGCATGTAACAACTCCCCTGATGCATCAGAAAAGCACAGTCAATTGTGGGTACCGGAAATTATACATGAGGTGTTGAATGAGAACAAG GGAACAGAAGCAATTGAAGGTATGATCCCGAGCAACTTTGGCTTCTTTAGGAACTTTAATCCTTTTTCCGAGGATAGCTTGGAACATCTGGGGAGGAAATCCATTCTTGCCTCAAAAAGTAGACAATATGATGCTGAAACATTCAAAAGGATGAGAAAATTAAGATATCTTTACCTCCAAAAAGTGAATCTCACTGGAAGCTTTGAACACAAATTTAAAGAGTTGAGGTGGCTCTATTGGGAGCGTTGTCCCCTGTGGTATTTACCTTCTGATTTTTGCCCGCAAAAACTTGTTTTTCTGGCATTGCATGGtagcaaaataaaaacaatgtGCACGTTCAGCAGGGTAGGCATCTTTAAGAACTTGAAGACTCTAGACATGAGGCATTCTTTTGATCTAACTACAATTTCAGACTTCACTAGATTACCGTGTCTTGAAACTTTAAATCTCAAGTGCTGTAAAAGGTTGGAAGAGGTCCACCATTCAATTGGAAGTTTGGCGAGGCTTGTTTACTTAAATTTAGGGGGGTGTAGTACACTAAAAGGTCTTCCAGGCAGCATTTGTAACTTAAAAGCACTGAAACGCCTTCATATTTGGAGTTGTATTAATCTGAAATCAATTCCTAGGAACTTTGGGAACATTGAATCTCTGGTAAAGCTCGACGCAAGGTGGGCAAATCTTAGAAAATTACCAGATTCGATTGGTTGTCTTAGTAAGCTTGTTAAGTTGAACTTGTCTTCTTGTGAAAAACTTATAACACTTCCGGACACTATCTGCGATTTGAGATCACTAAATATTCTAGATATCGGTCGCTGTAGTAGTCTGGAAGCATTGCCTGCAAGATTGGGGAACCTTGAATCCCTGGTAGAGCTCAGAGCGGGGAATCTAATTGTTTCAGAATTACCAAATTCAATTGGACGTCTTAGTAAGCTTGTTAAACTGTTCTTGTCTTGGTGCCACAAACTTAAAACTCTTCCGGACACCATTTGCAATCTGAAGTCACTGGAAATTCTAGATATTTATGGGTGTACTAGTCTCGAAGCATTGCCTTCAGAATTTGGGAAACTTGAATCCCTGGTACACCTCGGAGCGGGGGAACTTCAAAGTTGTATCAACTTGTTGTCTATTGCAGAACTTCCTTCTAGTTTGAAATATCTAACCCTTGAGTGCTGCGAGTCTATGGAAAGATTACCAAATCTATCCAATTTGAAGCAGTTGGAGGATTTAATCCTGAGAGGTTGTCGTAGTTTGACAGAGATTCGAGGACTGGAGGAATTAACTTCTATTCAAAATCTTCATTTCGGAGGTTGCAACTCGTCTCTACTGAAATCCACTTTTACAAAACGTTTATTTCAG ATATACTCTGAATTTGGGCATCAGATAAAATTTTATGCTCCTCCATCAGTGTTTATGGACTGGATTAGTCGATCAGCAGACTGGATCAGCAAAACAAGTAATTCTGTATCGACAGTTTCTTTAGATTTGCCAGAAGACCTGTCACAAAATTTCTTGGCAATGATCCTTTTCATTAAATCCTCTAGTAGAGGTAGAGCTGTTAGTTCTGTTAAGACTACCACAAACAACATTTCATGGAGCTTTAGGTATACAAGCTCCTATTATGATGATTATCAAGATATTTCAAGCATGGATATAGTACCAAGATCAGTATTCTCGGTTACAGACGATGATGATATAATTGAATTCACAGCAAGTCTAGAAGTAGAATCTTCTGGTATTGGTATGCCTTTTACAAGAAAACTAGAAAAACCAGAAATTCTTGGGATTCATCTAGTATACAAGCCGGAGATTAAGATAACTGACGAGTGCGTACAGTCAAATACAGATGAAGAAATCTTCTTTGAGGCGGTTGAAACATTTGGAATGTGA
- the LOC135149917 gene encoding disease resistance protein RPV1-like isoform X1, with amino-acid sequence MVDRWRVTLMKVGNLSGYHVHEKMSQVAIIDEIVDRILLEINPVTLDVAKYPVGLDTRVKDITALLSNDTKCVNRIGIHGMGGVGKTTLAKAVYNQNYHRFQGGCFLANVKDVLETRKGLICLQQKLISDVLKCKNITIDNVDQGIEVIRARICSTKILIVIDDLDNSAPLEYLEGPFAFGSAIIITTRYEDLLDSIEVEAKYKVKELGDADSRRLFIQHAFADNNISDTFMELSKEILEHAGGLPLALKVCGSNLLNQSEEGWRWFIDKLRRVSLDDVEKKLLISFDALKLVDPMLQDIFLDIACFFIGDKAKEVVQIMETCYTFSNRNIDILKKRDLLSINDRDELEMHDLLRDMGRKISCNNSPDEPGKHSRLWVTEDIYDLLKNDKGTEAVEGIIFGTGTLVNNLPPDIFSHHRAIFDHFTTDTFQRMSKLKFLHLEYVKLTGSFEHSFKDLRWLHWKFCPLKCLPSDFYLQRLVMLELPHSKLTTIWKINRSFLQIPHVFENLKTLNMSHSLDLITTSDLTRLPYLETLNLEGCESLKELHISIGSLVRLVSLNLQFCVKLKSLPDSICNLTALKCLNIARCSSLKALPTNLGNIGSLEELNAKWLTINKLPHSIGLLGNLIELKLCFCGNLETLPDTICNLRTLKILYIDGSCRLKALPEELGNLESLVELKAENLIVSKLPDSIGRLSKLIELNLSCCSKLESLPETVCNLRSLKILDIGWCSSVKALPTELGNLESLIELKAMRLTVPKLPDSIGRLSKLVKLNLSVSEKLKTLPDSICNLRSLKILDIDDCHMLEALPTELGNLESLVGFKAERIKVLKLPDSIGHIRSLENIWLKGCFNLLSIAELPSNLKLLSLEGCNSMETLPNLSNMKQLEELNLTGCSVLTEIQGLEDLSSIKTLHLGGCDSSMLADTFTKHFFQIYSGFGHHIKIYASTSVFPDWICQSSDWIGKTISFGSKVSLDLPPNMSHNFLALILCSRFSRDGEAYYSVKTTTNDFVWRQGVPSLRYFYDHYDDYNRVPCMDVVPRKVFSVTDSDYRIIFKARQKYYESCGDNVTLLTQAAEILGLYLLYKPEITVFNECNRTTIDVDEEGRHSSKRLKHL; translated from the exons ATGGTGGATAGATGGCGCGTCACATTGATGAAGGTTGGGAACTTGTCAGGATACCATGTCCATGAAAAAAT GTCCCAAGTTGCTAttattgatgaaatagttgataGAATTTTACTGGAAATAAATCCTGTGACTTTGGATGTTGCCAAATACCCAGTGGGGTTGGATACTCGTGTTAAGGACATAACAGCATTGTTGAGCAATGACACAAAATGTGTCAATAGGATTGGCATACATGGTATGGGTGGAGTTGGCAAAACAACTCTTGCCAAAGCTGTGTATAACCAAAACTATCATCGCTTTCAGGGCGGATGCTTCCTAGCAAATGTGAAGGATGTTTTAGAAACAAGAAAGGGCCTAATATGTTTGCAACAGAAACTTATTAGTGATGTTCTTAAATGTAAAAACATTACCATTGACAATGTTGACCAAGGGATTGAGGTAATAAGAGCTAGAATTTgttctacaaaaatattaattgttaTTGATGATCTGGACAACTCAGCGCCATTGGAATATTTAGAAGGACCATTTGCTTTTGGCAGCGCCATCATAATAACAACAAGATATGAAGATCTACTGGATTCAATTGAAGTAGAAGCCAAATATAAGGTAAAGGAATTGGGAGATGCTGATTCACGTCGACTATTTATCCAACATGCATTTGCagataataatatatctgaTACATTCATGGAACTATCTAAAGAAATTCTAGAACATGCTGGGGGGCTCCCACTGGCTCTTAAAGTTTGTGGTTCAAACTTGCTTAATCAATCCGAGGAAGGATGGAGATGGTTCATTGACAAATTAAGACGAGTTTCTCTTGACGATGTTGAGAAAAAATTGTTGATTAGTTTTGATGCCTTGAAACTGGTTGATCCTATGTTGCAGGATATTTTTCTAGATATTGCCTGCTTTTTCATTGGGGATAAGGCAAAAGAAGTTGTTCAAATAATGGAAACTTGTTATACATTCAGCAATCGTAATATCGACATTCTCAAGAAAAGAGATCTACTAAGCATCAATGACAGAGATGAGTTGGAGATGCATGATCTACTTCGGGATATGGGAAGGAAAATTTCGTGTAACAACTCTCCTGATGAGCCAGGAAAACACAGTAGATTATGGGTAACAGAAGATATAtatgacttgttaaagaatGACAAG GGAACAGAAGCAGTTGAAGGTATCATCTTTGGTACAGGAACATTGGTCAATAACCTTCCTCCTGATATTTTTTCCCATCATAGAGCTATCTTTGATCATTTCACTACTGATACATTTCAAAGAATGAGTAAACTAAAGTTCCTTCACCTCGAGTATGTGAAGCTCACAGGAAGCTTTGAACATTCATTTAAAGATTTGAGGTGGCTCCATTGGAAGTTTTGTCCTTTGAAGTGTTTACCTTCTGACTTTTACCTGCAAAGACTTGTTATGCTTGAATTGCCTCATAGCAAACTGACTACAATATGGAAGATAAACAGA TCTTTTTTGCAGATTCCACATGTATTTGAAAACCTGAAGACTTTAAACATGTCCCATTCTCTAGATCTAATTACTACTTCAGACCTCACTAGACTACCGTATCTTGAAACTTTGAATCTCGAGGGGTGTGAAAGTTTGAAGGAGCTCCACATCTCAATTGGAAGCTTGGTGAGGCTGGTTTCTCTGAATTTGCAGTTTTGTGTCAAACTAAAAAGTCTTCCGGACAGCATTTGTAACTTGACAGCACTGAAATGTCTTAACATTGCGCGCTGTAGTAGTTTGAAAGCACTTCCTACGAACTTGGGGAACATTGGATCTTTGGAAGAGCTTAATGCAAAGTGGCTAACTATAAACAAATTACCACATTCGATCGGTCTTCTAGGTAATCTTATTGAGCTGAAGTTGTGTTTTTGCGGAAACCTTGAAACTCTTCCTGACACTATTTGCAATCTGAGGACACTGAAAATTCTATATATTGATGGTTCCTGTCGGCTAAAAGCATTGCCTGAAGAATTGGGTAACCTTGAATCGCTGGTAGAACTCAAAGCGGAGAATCTAATTGTTTCAAAATTACCAGATTCAATCGGGCGTCTTAGTAAGCTTATTGAGCTGAACCTGTCTTGTTGCAGCAAACTTGAATCTCTTCCAGAAACTGTCTGCAATCTTAGATCACTGAAAATTCTGGATATTGGCTGGTGTAGTAGTGTGAAAGCTTTACCAACAGAATTGGGGAACCTTGAATCTCTAATAGAGCTCAAGGCTATGAGACTAACTGTACCAAAATTACCGGATTCGATTGGACGTCTTAGTAAGCTTGTTAAGCTGAACTTGTCTGTTTCCGAAAAGCTTAAAACTCTTCCAGATAGTATTTGCAATCTAAGATCACTGAAAATTCTGGATATTGATGATTGCCATATGCTAGAAGCATTGCCTACAGAATTGGGGAACCTTGAATCGCTGGTAGGGTTCAAGGCGGAGAGAATAAAGGTCTTAAAGTTACCTGATTCGATTGGGCACATTAGATCACTGGAAAATATCTGGCTTAAAGGCTGTTTCAACTTGTTGTCTATTGCAGAACTTCcttctaatttaaaattactaAGCCTTGAAGGTTGCAACTCCATGGAAACATTACCAAATCTATCGAATATGAAGCAATTGGAGGAATTAAACCTTACAGGTTGTAGTGTCTTGACAGAGATTCAAGGCTTAGAAGATCTTTCTTCTATTAAAACACTCCATCTGGGAGGTTGTGACTCATCTATGCTAGCAGACACTTTCACAAAGCATTTCTTTCAG ATATACTCTGGATTTGGGCATCACATTAAAATTTATGCTTCGACATCAGTGTTTCCAGACTGGATTTGTCAATCATCAGACTGGATTGGTAAAACCATTTCATTTGGGTCAAAAGTATCTTTAGATTTGCCGCCAAACATGTCACACAATTTCTTGGCACTGATCCTCTGCTCGAGATTCTCGAGGGATGGCGAGGCCTATTATTCTGTTAAGACTACCACAAATGATTTTGTATGGAGACAGGGGGTTCCTTCATTAAGATACTTTTATGACCATTATGATGATTATAACCGTGTCCCATGTATGGACGTAGTACCAAGAAAAGTTTTTTCTGTCACAGACAGTGACTATAGAATTATATTCAAAGCACGTCAAAAGTATTATGAATCATGTGGTGACAATGTGACTCTATTAACCCAAGCAGCAGAAATTCTTGGGTTGTATCTCCTATACAAACCAGAGATCACAGTATTTAATGAGTGCAACAGAACCACCATCGATGTAGATGAAGAAGGAAGACATTCTTCCAAACGCTTGAAACATTTGTAA
- the LOC135149917 gene encoding disease resistance protein RPV1-like isoform X2: protein MVDRWRVTLMKVGNLSGYHVHEKMSQVAIIDEIVDRILLEINPVTLDVAKYPVGLDTRVKDITALLSNDTKCVNRIGIHGMGGVGKTTLAKAVYNQNYHRFQGGCFLANVKDVLETRKGLICLQQKLISDVLKCKNITIDNVDQGIEVIRARICSTKILIVIDDLDNSAPLEYLEGPFAFGSAIIITTRYEDLLDSIEVEAKYKVKELGDADSRRLFIQHAFADNNISDTFMELSKEILEHAGGLPLALKVCGSNLLNQSEEGWRWFIDKLRRVSLDDVEKKLLISFDALKLVDPMLQDIFLDIACFFIGDKAKEVVQIMETCYTFSNRNIDILKKRDLLSINDRDELEMHDLLRDMGRKISCNNSPDEPGKHSRLWVTEDIYDLLKNDKGTEAVEGIIFGTGTLVNNLPPDIFSHHRAIFDHFTTDTFQRMSKLKFLHLEYVKLTGSFEHSFKDLRWLHWKFCPLKCLPSDFYLQRLVMLELPHSKLTTIWKINRSFLQIPHVFENLKTLNMSHSLDLITTSDLTRLPYLETLNLEGCESLKELHISIGSLVRLVSLNLQFCVKLKSLPDSICNLTALKCLNIARCSSLKALPTNLGNIGSLEELNAKWLTINKLPHSIGLLGNLIELKLCFCGNLETLPDTICNLRTLKILYIDGSCRLKALPEELGNLESLVELKAENLIVSKLPDSIGRLSKLIELNLSCCSKLESLPETVCNLRSLKILDIGWCSSVKALPTELGNLESLIELKAMRLTVPKLPDSIGRLSKLVKLNLSVSEKLKTLPDSICNLRSLKILDIDDCHMLEALPTELGNLESLVGFKAERIKVLKLPDSIGHIRSLENIWLKGCFNLLSIAELPSNLKLLSLEGCNSMETLPNLSNMKQLEELNLTGCSVLTEIQGLEDLSSIKTLHLGGCDSSMLADTFTKHFFQVCLISNSSLKFIRYTLDLGITLKFMLRHQCFQTGFVNHQTGLVKPFHLGQKYL from the exons ATGGTGGATAGATGGCGCGTCACATTGATGAAGGTTGGGAACTTGTCAGGATACCATGTCCATGAAAAAAT GTCCCAAGTTGCTAttattgatgaaatagttgataGAATTTTACTGGAAATAAATCCTGTGACTTTGGATGTTGCCAAATACCCAGTGGGGTTGGATACTCGTGTTAAGGACATAACAGCATTGTTGAGCAATGACACAAAATGTGTCAATAGGATTGGCATACATGGTATGGGTGGAGTTGGCAAAACAACTCTTGCCAAAGCTGTGTATAACCAAAACTATCATCGCTTTCAGGGCGGATGCTTCCTAGCAAATGTGAAGGATGTTTTAGAAACAAGAAAGGGCCTAATATGTTTGCAACAGAAACTTATTAGTGATGTTCTTAAATGTAAAAACATTACCATTGACAATGTTGACCAAGGGATTGAGGTAATAAGAGCTAGAATTTgttctacaaaaatattaattgttaTTGATGATCTGGACAACTCAGCGCCATTGGAATATTTAGAAGGACCATTTGCTTTTGGCAGCGCCATCATAATAACAACAAGATATGAAGATCTACTGGATTCAATTGAAGTAGAAGCCAAATATAAGGTAAAGGAATTGGGAGATGCTGATTCACGTCGACTATTTATCCAACATGCATTTGCagataataatatatctgaTACATTCATGGAACTATCTAAAGAAATTCTAGAACATGCTGGGGGGCTCCCACTGGCTCTTAAAGTTTGTGGTTCAAACTTGCTTAATCAATCCGAGGAAGGATGGAGATGGTTCATTGACAAATTAAGACGAGTTTCTCTTGACGATGTTGAGAAAAAATTGTTGATTAGTTTTGATGCCTTGAAACTGGTTGATCCTATGTTGCAGGATATTTTTCTAGATATTGCCTGCTTTTTCATTGGGGATAAGGCAAAAGAAGTTGTTCAAATAATGGAAACTTGTTATACATTCAGCAATCGTAATATCGACATTCTCAAGAAAAGAGATCTACTAAGCATCAATGACAGAGATGAGTTGGAGATGCATGATCTACTTCGGGATATGGGAAGGAAAATTTCGTGTAACAACTCTCCTGATGAGCCAGGAAAACACAGTAGATTATGGGTAACAGAAGATATAtatgacttgttaaagaatGACAAG GGAACAGAAGCAGTTGAAGGTATCATCTTTGGTACAGGAACATTGGTCAATAACCTTCCTCCTGATATTTTTTCCCATCATAGAGCTATCTTTGATCATTTCACTACTGATACATTTCAAAGAATGAGTAAACTAAAGTTCCTTCACCTCGAGTATGTGAAGCTCACAGGAAGCTTTGAACATTCATTTAAAGATTTGAGGTGGCTCCATTGGAAGTTTTGTCCTTTGAAGTGTTTACCTTCTGACTTTTACCTGCAAAGACTTGTTATGCTTGAATTGCCTCATAGCAAACTGACTACAATATGGAAGATAAACAGA TCTTTTTTGCAGATTCCACATGTATTTGAAAACCTGAAGACTTTAAACATGTCCCATTCTCTAGATCTAATTACTACTTCAGACCTCACTAGACTACCGTATCTTGAAACTTTGAATCTCGAGGGGTGTGAAAGTTTGAAGGAGCTCCACATCTCAATTGGAAGCTTGGTGAGGCTGGTTTCTCTGAATTTGCAGTTTTGTGTCAAACTAAAAAGTCTTCCGGACAGCATTTGTAACTTGACAGCACTGAAATGTCTTAACATTGCGCGCTGTAGTAGTTTGAAAGCACTTCCTACGAACTTGGGGAACATTGGATCTTTGGAAGAGCTTAATGCAAAGTGGCTAACTATAAACAAATTACCACATTCGATCGGTCTTCTAGGTAATCTTATTGAGCTGAAGTTGTGTTTTTGCGGAAACCTTGAAACTCTTCCTGACACTATTTGCAATCTGAGGACACTGAAAATTCTATATATTGATGGTTCCTGTCGGCTAAAAGCATTGCCTGAAGAATTGGGTAACCTTGAATCGCTGGTAGAACTCAAAGCGGAGAATCTAATTGTTTCAAAATTACCAGATTCAATCGGGCGTCTTAGTAAGCTTATTGAGCTGAACCTGTCTTGTTGCAGCAAACTTGAATCTCTTCCAGAAACTGTCTGCAATCTTAGATCACTGAAAATTCTGGATATTGGCTGGTGTAGTAGTGTGAAAGCTTTACCAACAGAATTGGGGAACCTTGAATCTCTAATAGAGCTCAAGGCTATGAGACTAACTGTACCAAAATTACCGGATTCGATTGGACGTCTTAGTAAGCTTGTTAAGCTGAACTTGTCTGTTTCCGAAAAGCTTAAAACTCTTCCAGATAGTATTTGCAATCTAAGATCACTGAAAATTCTGGATATTGATGATTGCCATATGCTAGAAGCATTGCCTACAGAATTGGGGAACCTTGAATCGCTGGTAGGGTTCAAGGCGGAGAGAATAAAGGTCTTAAAGTTACCTGATTCGATTGGGCACATTAGATCACTGGAAAATATCTGGCTTAAAGGCTGTTTCAACTTGTTGTCTATTGCAGAACTTCcttctaatttaaaattactaAGCCTTGAAGGTTGCAACTCCATGGAAACATTACCAAATCTATCGAATATGAAGCAATTGGAGGAATTAAACCTTACAGGTTGTAGTGTCTTGACAGAGATTCAAGGCTTAGAAGATCTTTCTTCTATTAAAACACTCCATCTGGGAGGTTGTGACTCATCTATGCTAGCAGACACTTTCACAAAGCATTTCTTTCAGGTTTGTTTAATCTCAAACTCTTCACTGAAATTTATCAG ATATACTCTGGATTTGGGCATCACATTAAAATTTATGCTTCGACATCAGTGTTTCCAGACTGGATTTGTCAATCATCAGACTGGATTGGTAAAACCATTTCATTTGGGTCAAAAGTATCTTTAG